Proteins from a genomic interval of bacterium:
- a CDS encoding LamG domain-containing protein, translated as MAGPGRGAHRAAAALLVLLAVLPLGAQGAAPEVVMASAAERYGVASGLTATQAPGANGGVAMALSDASTISGGLQLAPGPYTLVLRTFAPAGDQDGFFVEIAGTRTRRTAPIGSWGTLAFPFTVDQAGQVLIAIIGQEPGMLVDDIAIVKGTVKDGQVDTTKLVVATGGERVGFQGLTRLRTACRLRDFPPGAVKAALQEDFETEPQGVVGEHRVGPGQTGQGLVLDMPDGRYDLDVKALGPLAAGTVEWWVKPRPAAQVWLDQGWHYFLHGAPATPGGCRLDLSRHPSTQLQLTLAVGDRKESLQLPTNSLDPQQWHHLLVSWDLRGERQYLWLLVDGKGYQSFFPADAGAHAGFTPLQFSALQFGNTPSEDNTPSLPMDGAIDGIRVSATSVAERLVGEGGQ; from the coding sequence ATGGCTGGACCGGGACGAGGAGCACACCGTGCGGCGGCAGCCTTGCTGGTGCTGCTGGCCGTGCTGCCACTGGGCGCGCAGGGGGCCGCCCCCGAGGTGGTGATGGCCTCGGCGGCCGAACGCTACGGCGTCGCCTCTGGGCTGACGGCCACGCAGGCGCCGGGAGCCAACGGCGGGGTGGCGATGGCTCTCTCCGACGCCAGCACGATCTCCGGTGGCTTGCAGCTTGCTCCGGGGCCGTACACGCTGGTGCTGCGCACGTTCGCCCCGGCGGGCGATCAGGACGGCTTCTTCGTCGAGATCGCAGGGACACGCACCCGTCGCACTGCCCCCATCGGCTCGTGGGGCACGCTCGCCTTCCCCTTCACCGTGGACCAGGCCGGGCAGGTGCTCATCGCGATCATCGGCCAGGAGCCGGGGATGCTCGTGGACGATATCGCCATCGTCAAGGGCACGGTCAAGGACGGGCAAGTGGACACAACGAAGCTCGTGGTCGCGACCGGCGGCGAGCGCGTCGGCTTCCAGGGCCTCACTCGCCTGCGCACCGCCTGCCGGCTGCGTGACTTCCCACCCGGAGCCGTGAAGGCAGCCCTGCAGGAGGACTTCGAGACCGAGCCGCAGGGCGTCGTCGGCGAGCACCGTGTCGGCCCGGGCCAGACCGGTCAGGGCCTCGTGCTCGACATGCCCGACGGCCGCTATGACCTGGACGTGAAGGCCCTCGGGCCGCTGGCGGCGGGGACGGTCGAGTGGTGGGTGAAGCCCCGCCCGGCCGCCCAGGTGTGGCTCGACCAGGGCTGGCACTACTTCCTCCACGGCGCCCCCGCCACGCCCGGCGGATGCCGGCTGGACCTGAGCCGCCATCCCAGCACGCAGTTGCAGCTCACCCTCGCCGTCGGCGACCGCAAAGAGAGCCTGCAGTTGCCAACGAACAGCCTGGACCCGCAGCAGTGGCATCACTTGCTGGTCTCGTGGGACTTGCGCGGCGAGCGCCAGTACCTGTGGCTGCTGGTGGACGGCAAGGGCTACCAGTCCTTCTTCCCGGCCGACGCCGGCGCCCACGCGGGCTTCACCCCGCTGCAGTTCAGCGCGCTGCAGTTCGGCAACACGCCGTCGGAGGACAACACCCCGTCGTTGCCGATGGACGGGGCCATTGATGGGATACGGGTGAGCGCGACCTCGGTGGCCGAACGACTGGTCGGGGAGGGAGGGCAATGA